The Macrobrachium nipponense isolate FS-2020 chromosome 1, ASM1510439v2, whole genome shotgun sequence genome includes a window with the following:
- the LOC135218950 gene encoding uncharacterized protein LOC135218950 produces MADLRQKYWVICGNATVRSIIKECVTCKRLATHPLTQLMADLPAPRVNPEVLDTMDSSSCINVLRRLQARREQVKLIWSDNGTNTTSAYCELRQCLQELNERAIKYAMVLQGVEWYFNPPHASHFGGVWEREIRTFRHTLAGICNQQLMNDDTLHTFCEVEAIVNSHPLTRVNDDPNCLQPLTPNFMLTLRESPAPVTETDPNDVYARQRWCQVQYLADLFWQQWTKEYLPMLQSRQRWTAKHRNLKEGDIMLAMEDPLPRGSWPLGRALQVHRDTRGNVRSNKLKMVNREHLRPTSKMCLLLESDIGKV; encoded by the exons ATGGCAGACTTGAGGCAAAAATACTGGGTTATATGTGGCAATGCAACTGTGCGCTCCATCATCAAAGAATGTGTTACATGCAAAAGGTTGGCCACTCACCCATTGACACAGCTAATGGCTGATCTTCCTGCACCTAGAGTCAATCCAG AAGTGCTTGACACAATGGACTCCAGCTCCTGTATCAACGTGTTAAGAAGGCTCCAGGCGCGTCGTGAGCAAGTGAAGCTCATATGGTCTGATAATGGGACCAACACGACAAGTGCATACTGCGAGTTACGCCAATGCCTTCAAGAGCTTAATGAAAGGGCCATCAAATATGCCATGGTGCTGCAGGGGGTGGAGTGGTACTTCAACCCTCCTCATGCCTCTCATTTCGGgggtgtgtgggagagagagattcGCACCTTCCGTCACACTCTTGCTGGCATCTGTAATCAACAACTCATGAATGATGACACCCTCCACACCTTTTGTGAGGTTGAGGCAATCGTCAACAGCCATCCACTCACTAGAGTTAATGATGATCCCAACTGCCTGCAGCCGCTTACCCCGAATTTCATGCTCACACTCAGGGAATCTCCAGCACCGGTGACAGAGACAGATCCAAATGATGTTTATGCTCGACAGCGCTGGTGTCAAGTACAGTACTTGGCAGATCTCTTCTGGCAGCAATGGACCAAGGAATATCTGCCGATGCTTCAGAGTCGCCAGAGGTGGACAGCAAAACATCGCAACCTCAAGGAAGGAGATATCATGTTGGCCATGGAAGATCCACTCCCTAGGGGGTCATGGCCTTTGGGAAGAGCACTTCAGGTTCACCGGGACACTCGTGGCAATGTCAGGAGTAATAAGCTTAAGATGGTCAACCGAGAGCACTTGAGGCCTACCAGTAAAATGTGCCTCCTGCTTGAGAGTGATATTGGCAAAGTGTAA